The Desulfosoma sp. region TCCAACCGAATCCCTTGATCCTCATCGATGGAAAGAGACGTCCACCAACCCTCCAACGTGATATCGGGCTGGATCAGCATTTGTCCCTTGGCATCCGATATTCTCTCGGTGACCCGGATCACCAGGCGAAACCGATAGCTTTCCCCTCCATAGTGTCGTGTCACCCATGTGCTGAGGATCGCCACTTTCTTGCCGGGCCGAGGCTCCGTCACACGGCCCTCCCTGAAGGCCCGATCACGCCAAGAAAGGCGGTCCGCCCCGCGTGGATTCCATTGGATGATGAAGTTCACCTTAGGGTGTCGGCTAAGCTCCACAAGCGTTTCCCCAGCATCGTGAGCCGAGTCCGTTCGCACCAGCAGGGACCTTCGGGTAACCTTGCGGCCATGCCCCAGCATCTTGCGCAAAAATCCCACAAATCCGTTCTGGGAATGCTGAGACCCCGGGCGAAGCTTCATGCCCAGACACCATCGCTTTCGGCCGAGGTAGGCCGCAATGGGAGCGTATCCCTCATCGTTCTGGGACGTCCGCGACACCCCTTGTTTCTTTGTGTCGGAATTGTCCAGGCAAAACACATCCAGGTCCAAAGCCACATCCCCTGTGGAAAGAGGCGTTACGGGAACCTGGGTCCTCTCAAGCAGGTCAACGCCAGCGGCGCCGGCAAGACGTTCGAAAAGTCTCGCGTGCTTGTCGTAGCCCTGTCGCAAGGTTTCCTGCGATGGGACCTTTTGGATGTCCAGAGCCTCTTTGAACCAGTCATCGCCGGAAACTCCCTCGACGGCTTCAAAGTCGCTCTTTCCCAGACACAAAAGCCCCACAGAGGTCTTGACCACATCGGCATGAGAGATCACCGGCCTTCCCGGAACTTCCTTTTCCAACCGTTGGCAGAGGTCCGTGCTGCCGTTGATCCAATGGCCCACAAGAACCAGGCCCCAGTGCCCGCTGGAGTAAGCTTTCGAAGATCCTTCTATCTCGCTTCTTTTCATGAGGGCGCCTGCCGGGTGAAATTGGGACGGGAGACCCTAGAGCACCAGAGTGAATCAAATTCCATACGATACCTGCGACATGATACTTTTATGTATAGACACAACCTCACGGATTAAGGCCGGTGTCAGCTCGAAGTCCTGTTCAGCAAGATCGGCGTCGAAAACGGCCGGAAAAGCAAAACTATCGACGAGAATCCTCATTCAGAAGCCGCCTCTGCAAAATGGATGGCGTGGTTCGGCGATAGGTCTTTGCAAAAAACCAATCCCGCGGCGACCATCGCCTTTCTTATCCTCTCTTCCCGCTTCGCGCCTTCGGCAAAGGCCAAGATTTCATTAACGCCCCGACGGATTAACTCTGTTTTAGGATTTTTTCCCTTAACGCTCAGCCTTTTCGCGGCCTCGTACAACTCTTTAGTATGTTGCACCTGGGTGGGAACCGTCTATCTCAGCCGCGTACAAAAAGTTTAACTAGCATGTTGTCGTTTCCCGCACAAGTTGTCATACCCATTCTTTACCGGACTGCATCTTTTGCCTCGCCACGGTCAGGCCACACCGCGGTACATCGGAGTTCTTCCAGCTGCTTAGGCGTGTGGATAACAAGGAAGGTCCTTTCACCGTGTTGGCCCTAGCCATGGAAAGGGGTAGGACGGCCTATGGGAGGTAGATCTTTTTCAACAGGTCAGCGTTCTTCACCTGGCTCTCCGAGCCGTAATGAACTCGACCATCGGCGCGCACACGTCCTGCTTGAAGCCCTCGTAGAGCAAAGAGGAAACCAACATCGTGTCGTAGAAGGCGGCATCGCGAGAGAGCAATTGAACCGCCGCTGCTGGAAGCCGAAAATCCTTCAGTGTCCTGTCCACAGGATTCATGGCCGCCACGACCGGGAAAAGCATGCGGTGCGGCCCTCTTTCAATGGCAGCGGTATAACCGCCGTCCTTGGTCAGGTCATCCAAGGACACCAGGTGCCGGCTGGTACCATCGACGAAAAAACAACAGCTGTTTGATAATCTCGGTGATCGGCTACCCCTTGCGGCTGCGACGCATGGAGCCGAAGAAAGTATCGATCTGCTGAAAAATCTGGATGTTGTGAAGATAGCGGACAAACAGGCTCAAACCGCCCCGGCCGGTGAGCGTGTCGCTAGGACTCTCGACCCCATCGATGATCGCTTGGCTCTTCGCCACGGCTGCGGAGCGAAAAGACTCAAGAAGTTCCATCAAAGTGCCGACTCACAAGGTAAGAGACAAAAAGGAAAAAACGGGCGGAAGACTTAAAAAAGGCACCACAGCCCATCTTTACGAGGTCTTCCGCCGTGCTTAAGTTAACTTCGCAAATGAGAAAACTCCAAGGAGGCTGACATGGATAAGAACAAAGTTCTGGAGATGCAGCTCGATTTCCTGAAAGGAACCGATATTTCCAAAGAGGGGCTTCAGGCTCAAGAAGTTTTGGAATCGGGCACCGTGCCTTCTTCTGCCGTGGAAAAGGACGCGAGCGCTCATGCGGAAAACGATCTGCAGAACAAAAAACTTCAGGAACGCATCGAACGAAGCATGGACGCAATCAAACAATTCATTCGAAACATCGACATTAACAGCCTGTAGTTCTCTTTTGATCGAAACGAGCCAAGCCCCTTCACCTTTATCGGTGTGAGGGGCTTTTTTCGTGCTCAGCCTCCATGAGCCTTGTTGCCTTGGAGCCCTTTATGTTAGAAGCGCCATGCGGTGGCCCTGAAAACGTGCCTACTTCCAGCCGGGAAATATGACCAGGATACGCCGTGGGCTGCTGATAGCCCGGGCACATCGCTTTGAAAACCATATCAAGGACATTTTATGGACACTCTTTCAGCCGTCGCTTTAGGAATCCTTCAAGGAATCACCGAATTTCTTCCCGTGAGCAGCTCGGGGCACCTGGTTATCGGGCAGCATCTTTTGGGCTGGAAGGAACCCAATCTTTTTTTCGATGTCAGCCTTCATGTGGGCACCTTTTTAGCTGTTGCTTTGGTGTTTCGTCGTGACATTGTTTTACTTGTTCAGGGCGGCCTGAAATGGTTGAGGCATCCTTTAGTCGACAATTCTTATCCACGTGACGAAGCCCGCCGCCTTTTCACCCTGGTTCTCTGGGGCACCATTCCCACCGTGATCCTTGGCTTTGCCTTCAAAGATCTTTTTGAACGCCTTTTTACATCGGTCACGGCCGTAGGATTCAGCTTGCTTGTGACCGGAACCCTTTTATGGCTTACACGCCGCAAGATTTCTTCCTGGGGCAAGGGCCCTTTTGACATCCGTTTTCGACACGCCGCTCTCATCGGCCTGGTTCAGGGTCTGGCGATCGCTCCGGGCATTTCCAGGTCGGGATCGACCATTGCTGTGGCGCTTCTTTTAGGATTTCAAAGGGAATGGGCCGGACGGTTTTCTTTTTTGCTTTTTGTGCCGGCGGTTTTGGGAGCCATGCTTTTGGAATCTTTACACGTGAAGGCCATTCCGAATCCCGTAGGCCCTGTGCTTTGGGGCACTGCAGCGGCGGCGATCACAGGATATGTAGCCTTGCGTTTTTTACTTGCTACGGTGCGTCGAGGCCGCTTTCACCTTTTCGCTCCTTATTGTTGGACCTTGGGGACTGTTTGCCTGGCATTCATGTTTTTTCACCATGGGAATCCATGAAATATGACAACTTTTCTTCATGATCTAGCCGCATGGGTGGTGGCTTGGGCTCATACCCCACATGCTTCGGTGGCTCTTGCGGCCGTGGCCTTTGTGGAATCGAGCTTCTTTCCCATCCCTCCCGATGTGCTTCTCATTTCTTTGGCCCTCATCGAACCGAAACAATCCTTTACCTATGCCCTTATCTGCACCGTCTTTTCCGTTCTGGGCGGTATTTTCGGTTACGGTATCGGCCGGTACGGAGGCCGCCCCATTCTGGAACGGCTCATGAGCTCTTCCAAGATTCACGCCGTGGAACGTTATTATCAGCGCTATGATGTGTGGGCGGTAGGCATTGCAGGGTTCACTCCTATACCCTACAAGGTGTTTACCATCAGTGCCGGGACGTTCCTTCTGGATTTCAAGCGGTTCACACTGGCATCCGTCGTGGGTCGAGGGGGACGCTTTTTTCTTGTGGCCTCGCTTTTTTATTTCTTGGGGGAACCCATCGGCGAATTTGTCAAGAGGTCCTTGAACCTGCTGTCCGTGGTTTTTGCTGCCCTTCTTGTGGGTGGATTCGCCTTGATCCATTGGTGGTCCAAAAGACATGGGCCGGGCTCGGCGTCTTCACAGGCCGAGCATCCCGAAAAATCATGACATCGCAAGGAATACGAAAAGCCATGGGGCTGAGAGTGCTTGGTTTCAGTATCATCATGGCCTTTTTTGCGGTTTGGATACAAGGATCTTCGCACGCTGTGGAACCCGTGGACGGCGACTGGCTCATCGTGCATCTGGGAGCGGAACCAGGCACCTTGAATCCCATTACGGCGACGGACGCTTACGCCGGCCGGGTCAACGACCTCATCTATGAATCCCTTCTTCGCCGAGATCCTCGCACTCTAGAACTTGTTCCGGTCCTGGCTGAATCCTGGGACATTTCTGAAGACCGTCTCACCTTGACTTTCCATCTGCGCCGGGATGTGCGCTGGCAGGACGGCACACCGTTTACAGTTCGAGATGTTCTGTTTTCCTTCGAAAGGATCAACGACCCTGCGGTGGATGCTGCGCATCTTCGCAACTACTATCGAGACATCGAAAAACTGGAAGCTCTGGACGATTACACCATCCGCTACCATTACCGTATGCCCTACTTTCGAGCCCTGGAATTCTGCGGAGGTATTCCCATCGTTCCGGCTCATCTTTTTTTTAAGGAAGGAGAAAACTTCAACCAGCACCCGATCGGCCGAAACCCGATGGGCACAGGGCCTTACCGATTCGTTCGCTGGGAAACAGGAAAGGAAATCGTTCTAGAACGTCACGAAGGCTACTGGAGCACTAAACCTCATCTGGCACGGGTGGTCTTCAAGATCATCACAGACAATACCGTCGCGCTGCAGGTGCTCAAAAAGGGAGGGTTAGACCTCATGAGCCTTCGGCCCATTCAGTGGATGAGGCAGACCGGAAGCGCTCGATTTCAGGAACGTTTCCAAAAGCTCAAGTACTATCTTCCCAGCTACACTTATATCGGTTGGAACCAAAGAAAACCTTATTTTGACGATCGGCGTGTGCGCCAGGCCATGACCTTGCTCTTGGATCGAGAAACCATCCTGCAGCGCCTGCTCTTCGGGCTTGGCACGGTGGTCAGCGGCCCTTTCTACATCAACAGTCCCGAATACAATAAAACGATCAAACCTTACCCTTATGACCCTGAAAGAGCCCGAAAGCTTTTGAAGGAAGCCGGATGGGAAGATCATGACGGGGACGGCCTTTTGGACCGTAACGGCATTCCTTTTCGGTTTGAATTTCTTATTTCCGCAGGTTCCCTGTTCGCGGAACAATTGGCCACGATTGTGCAACAAAACTTGAAAAATGTTGGGATCTCCGTAACCATTCGAAAACTGGAATGGGCCGTGTTCATTCAGAAGATTCAATCCCACGAATTTGATGCGTGCACTTTAGGTTGGAGCCTGGGCTGGGAAACCGATCCTTACCAGCTGTGGCATTCGTCTCAGGCGGATAAGGGTTCCAACTTCGTAGGGTTTCGAAACGAAGAGGCGGATCGCCTGATTGAAGAGGCACGTCGTGAATTCGACCCGTTGAAACGGAGAGCCCTTTATCATCGGTTCCACGAGATTCTGCATGAAGAACAACCGTACACTTTTTTGTTCACAACTGAAGCCCTGGTGGCCGTGGACCGACGTTTTGAAAATGTGAGGGTTTATCCCATGGGATTAGAACTGAGAGAATGGTGGGTTCCCCTGGAAAAGCAACGATATCGGTAGAGTGCTAAAGAAAAGGAAAGCTCCAAGGAGCCGGCGAGCATGAGAGCTTACCTGGTCAAGAGATTGTTCCAGATGATTCCCACACTTTTGGGAATCACGTTTATTACCTTTTGCATCATTCAGCTGGCACCCGGAAACCCTGCCATGCTCAAACTGCAGATGGCCTCCCAAGGGGAAATGGCCGACACCGCCTACGCCAAGCAGATTATTGAACAGACAAAGAAACTTTACGGCTTGGACAAGCCCTTACCCGTCCAATACCTGCTTTGGGTCAAGCGGGTTTTCACCTTGGATTTCGGCACATCGTTTAAGGATCATCGCCCTGTGATGGATAAGATCGCTGAACGGCTTCCCATAACGATTCAAATCAATGTGCTTTCCATTTTTCTGGTTTATCTTATTGCGATTCCTTTTGGCGTCTATTCCGCCACCCACCCCGACACCGTTACGGACAAGACTCTGACCCTGTTATTTTTCTTTCTCTACTCCTTGCCTAACTTCTGGGTTGCGGTCCTCCTCATTATGCTTTTCGGCGGCGGTGACTTCTGGGACATCTTTCCCATTTACGGTATCTCATCCATTCATGCGGAAAACTGGCCTCTATGGCGCCAGATTCTGGATCGTCTTTATCACCTGGTGCTTCCCGTAGCGTGCCTTACCTACGGAGGTTTTGCCTACCTTTCGCGCCTGACTCGAGCCGAACTTCTGGAAGTCATTCGTGAAGATTACGTGCGGACGGCTCGGGCCAAGGGTTTGAGCGAACGGGTGGTCATTTTGAAACATGCTTTTCGGAACGCGCTGCTTCCCATTGTGACCTTGCTGGCGTTTCTGCTTCCGGCCATGTTCGGAGGCAGTGTGATCATCGAAAGCATCTTTTCCATTCCCGGCATGGGACAACTAGGCTTTGAAGCGGTGCTTTCCCGCGATTATCCGGTGATCATGGCCATCACCACTATTTCGGCCTTGCTCACCCTGCTCGGCTTGCTGCTTTCAGACATTTTGTATGCCGTGTTGGATCCCAGAATCCAGTTGGATTAGGACAATGTCATACTGGAGAATCGTCTGGCATCATTTTCGAAAAAAACGAAGGGCCATGGCAGGCCTGTGGGTGTCGGTGTTTCTCGCGCTGGTGGCCGTTCTGGCTCCCGTGTTAGCGAACGATCGACCTATTGTCGCCCTCTGGCAGGGTCGTCTAGTATTTCCTGTTTTCAATGAAGACCTTCGACCGGAAACCGGGACATGGAAGGATCTCTGGAATCCGAACGTCTTTCTTTTTCAAAAACCCTTCGGGCCTCCTCCATCGTGGGCTTTGTGGCCGCCGGTTCCCTATTCCCCGTCGGAATATGATCTCCTGGAAAACCTCTCCGCCCCGTCCCGAAAACATTGGTTCGGGACCGACGATCGAGGCCGGGACGTGCTCAGCCGCATGATTCATGGCGCCCGTATCTCCCTTTCCGTGGGTTTTGTGGCCGTAAGTATCGCTTTGGTAATCGGGATCACACTGGGAGGTTTTGCCGGCTATTTCGGTGGCTGGGTAGACGCCTTGATCAGTCGCCTCATCGAAATTCTTCTAACCATTCCGACGTTTTTTCTCATTATCGCCATAATCGCCTTTTTGCCGCCGAGCATCTACAACATCATGGTGGTTATCGGGCTGACGGGTTGGACCGGGGTCGCTCGGTTCGTACGCGCCGAATTCTTCAAGCTGAAACGGTTGGACTACATTCAAGCCTCCGCGGCGTTGGGAGCCTCCCACGTAAGGATTATCTTTTGGCACATGCTTCCCAACGCCATGGCTCCCGTGTTGGTTTCGGCAGTCTTTGGCATTGCTGGTGCCATTCTTACGGAATCGAGCCTGAGTTTTCTCGGTTTCGGCGTGCCGCCTCCCACACCGAGCTGGGGAGATATTCTTAGCCAGAGCCGTGATTACATCGAATTTGCGTGGTGGTTGACAACGTTTCCAGGGCTGGCCATTTTCCTTGGCATCACATCCTACAACTTGGTGGGAGAAGGTCTGAGAGATGCGATGGATCCAAAGCTTTTCGAGTGACGGTGTCCATCTCGGTCCGTTTGAAGGCTCACGTGACAAGACTGTTCGCCAGCAAGGAGTCACAATGGTTTTTGGAGCGCAGGCTGTCGCCCGCTTCTCATACAGGTAAGACTCCGGCGTTCTCAAGGGGAAATTCCCACTTGCTCAAGTGACAAACCTGTGGCTTTCAAAATTCATACTTTGAACCATTTCAAGGATTGACTCGCCATGCCTTTAACCTCAGCTTTTCCAGACACGGAATCTTCGGTGGTCATGACGGTGAGCCAGCTTAACGCCCGGATTAAGGGCTTGCTGGAGGCCAATTTTCCTTACGTATGGGTTCGAGGCGAAATTTCCAACCTGCGAATTGCTGGTTCCGGGCATGCCTATTTCACGCTTAAGGACAAGAACAGTCAAATCAGGACGGTCATGTTTAAGAGTCAGTTCCTTCGGTTAAAGTTTCGCCCCGAAGACGGCATGGCTGTGTTGTGTCAGGGAAGGTTGAGCGTCTATGAGGCGCGCGGTGAATACCAGATCATTGCTGATATCCTGGAGCCTGAGGGCCTTGGAGCGTTACAGCTCGCTTTTGAACAGCTTAAGGAAAAGCTTCAAAAAGAAGGGCTTTTTGATTCGCAACGCAAGCGACCTCTCCCGCTCAGACCGCAACGGGTCGCTCTGATCACCTCCGCCACGGGAGCGGCCGTGCGGGATATGCTGAAGATTTTTCAATGTTGCCCCTATCCTTTGACGGTAACCCTACTGCCTGTGCGTGTCCAGGGTGATGAAGCAGCTCCGGAAATCGTCCGAGCCCTGGAGACAGTGTCTCTTCTTCGAGACACTTTCGGTTGGGATGTGGTGCTTGTGGGTCGAGGCGGCGGTAGTTTGGAAGATCTGTGGCCTTTCAACGAAGAGATGACTGCTCGAGCTATCGCCTCATGCGCTGTTCCTGTCATTTCAGCGGTAGGACACGAAATCGATGTGACCATTGCGGATATGGTCGCCGATTTTCGTGCGCCGACACCTACGGCGGCTGCCCAATGGGTGGTCGATCGCCTGATAGAGGTGGAACGGCGACTGAACGATCAGGCAAAACGCTTACGCACGGCTTGGACCTTGCAATTGGAACGCCTTCGAACACGGCTCACCCACACGGAAAGCCGCCTCATCGATCCACGCCGACGCCTCGTGGATTGGCGCCTGGCTGTAGACGATCGGCTGGAGCGTTTGGTTCGGGCCATGAATCAGCAACTTTATCTGTGGCGAATGCGTTCCCTGCACGCCACTCAACGACTTCGGCAAGGGAATCCCAAAAAGCGCCTGCTGGACGCCCAAGGTCGTCTGGAACTTCTTTCCAGGCGCTTGCTGGGGGCACACCTTCAAGCCTTAGAGCGGCGGCGGTTCCAGGTTTGCTCAGTGGCGGCTCAGCTGGAATCCTTAAGTCCCGCAAGTATTCTCGCCCGTGGATACTCCCTGACGTTTAAAAT contains the following coding sequences:
- a CDS encoding transposase; translated protein: MKRSEIEGSSKAYSSGHWGLVLVGHWINGSTDLCQRLEKEVPGRPVISHADVVKTSVGLLCLGKSDFEAVEGVSGDDWFKEALDIQKVPSQETLRQGYDKHARLFERLAGAAGVDLLERTQVPVTPLSTGDVALDLDVFCLDNSDTKKQGVSRTSQNDEGYAPIAAYLGRKRWCLGMKLRPGSQHSQNGFVGFLRKMLGHGRKVTRRSLLVRTDSAHDAGETLVELSRHPKVNFIIQWNPRGADRLSWRDRAFREGRVTEPRPGKKVAILSTWVTRHYGGESYRFRLVIRVTERISDAKGQMLIQPDITLEGWWTSLSIDEDQGIRL
- a CDS encoding undecaprenyl-diphosphate phosphatase, giving the protein MDTLSAVALGILQGITEFLPVSSSGHLVIGQHLLGWKEPNLFFDVSLHVGTFLAVALVFRRDIVLLVQGGLKWLRHPLVDNSYPRDEARRLFTLVLWGTIPTVILGFAFKDLFERLFTSVTAVGFSLLVTGTLLWLTRRKISSWGKGPFDIRFRHAALIGLVQGLAIAPGISRSGSTIAVALLLGFQREWAGRFSFLLFVPAVLGAMLLESLHVKAIPNPVGPVLWGTAAAAITGYVALRFLLATVRRGRFHLFAPYCWTLGTVCLAFMFFHHGNP
- a CDS encoding VTT domain-containing protein → MTTFLHDLAAWVVAWAHTPHASVALAAVAFVESSFFPIPPDVLLISLALIEPKQSFTYALICTVFSVLGGIFGYGIGRYGGRPILERLMSSSKIHAVERYYQRYDVWAVGIAGFTPIPYKVFTISAGTFLLDFKRFTLASVVGRGGRFFLVASLFYFLGEPIGEFVKRSLNLLSVVFAALLVGGFALIHWWSKRHGPGSASSQAEHPEKS
- a CDS encoding peptide-binding protein — encoded protein: MGLRVLGFSIIMAFFAVWIQGSSHAVEPVDGDWLIVHLGAEPGTLNPITATDAYAGRVNDLIYESLLRRDPRTLELVPVLAESWDISEDRLTLTFHLRRDVRWQDGTPFTVRDVLFSFERINDPAVDAAHLRNYYRDIEKLEALDDYTIRYHYRMPYFRALEFCGGIPIVPAHLFFKEGENFNQHPIGRNPMGTGPYRFVRWETGKEIVLERHEGYWSTKPHLARVVFKIITDNTVALQVLKKGGLDLMSLRPIQWMRQTGSARFQERFQKLKYYLPSYTYIGWNQRKPYFDDRRVRQAMTLLLDRETILQRLLFGLGTVVSGPFYINSPEYNKTIKPYPYDPERARKLLKEAGWEDHDGDGLLDRNGIPFRFEFLISAGSLFAEQLATIVQQNLKNVGISVTIRKLEWAVFIQKIQSHEFDACTLGWSLGWETDPYQLWHSSQADKGSNFVGFRNEEADRLIEEARREFDPLKRRALYHRFHEILHEEQPYTFLFTTEALVAVDRRFENVRVYPMGLELREWWVPLEKQRYR
- a CDS encoding ABC transporter permease, with amino-acid sequence MRAYLVKRLFQMIPTLLGITFITFCIIQLAPGNPAMLKLQMASQGEMADTAYAKQIIEQTKKLYGLDKPLPVQYLLWVKRVFTLDFGTSFKDHRPVMDKIAERLPITIQINVLSIFLVYLIAIPFGVYSATHPDTVTDKTLTLLFFFLYSLPNFWVAVLLIMLFGGGDFWDIFPIYGISSIHAENWPLWRQILDRLYHLVLPVACLTYGGFAYLSRLTRAELLEVIREDYVRTARAKGLSERVVILKHAFRNALLPIVTLLAFLLPAMFGGSVIIESIFSIPGMGQLGFEAVLSRDYPVIMAITTISALLTLLGLLLSDILYAVLDPRIQLD
- a CDS encoding ABC transporter permease produces the protein MSYWRIVWHHFRKKRRAMAGLWVSVFLALVAVLAPVLANDRPIVALWQGRLVFPVFNEDLRPETGTWKDLWNPNVFLFQKPFGPPPSWALWPPVPYSPSEYDLLENLSAPSRKHWFGTDDRGRDVLSRMIHGARISLSVGFVAVSIALVIGITLGGFAGYFGGWVDALISRLIEILLTIPTFFLIIAIIAFLPPSIYNIMVVIGLTGWTGVARFVRAEFFKLKRLDYIQASAALGASHVRIIFWHMLPNAMAPVLVSAVFGIAGAILTESSLSFLGFGVPPPTPSWGDILSQSRDYIEFAWWLTTFPGLAIFLGITSYNLVGEGLRDAMDPKLFE
- the xseA gene encoding exodeoxyribonuclease VII large subunit, producing the protein MPLTSAFPDTESSVVMTVSQLNARIKGLLEANFPYVWVRGEISNLRIAGSGHAYFTLKDKNSQIRTVMFKSQFLRLKFRPEDGMAVLCQGRLSVYEARGEYQIIADILEPEGLGALQLAFEQLKEKLQKEGLFDSQRKRPLPLRPQRVALITSATGAAVRDMLKIFQCCPYPLTVTLLPVRVQGDEAAPEIVRALETVSLLRDTFGWDVVLVGRGGGSLEDLWPFNEEMTARAIASCAVPVISAVGHEIDVTIADMVADFRAPTPTAAAQWVVDRLIEVERRLNDQAKRLRTAWTLQLERLRTRLTHTESRLIDPRRRLVDWRLAVDDRLERLVRAMNQQLYLWRMRSLHATQRLRQGNPKKRLLDAQGRLELLSRRLLGAHLQALERRRFQVCSVAAQLESLSPASILARGYSLTFKMPENILIRQASQVQPGDMVRIQVAQGHMNARVLEIFESPISGDNVSEPSSKGLDLHGP